A window of Maioricimonas rarisocia genomic DNA:
CAGTGGGAGCCTGCGGCGTGGCCGTTTCGTCACCCTGCCGCACGTCCGGCGGTGTGGTGAAGGCGTCTGTCAGCACCGTCCCGTCCATGTCCTGCGGGACCGGAAGACCCTGAAGTGCAAGGATGGTCGGTGTCAGGTCTGAGAGATGCGCCTGTTCGAGCCGGTGTCCCGCTTTGACCTGGGGACCGGCCATCAGGAACACGCCGTATCGCAGGTGATCGCCGCTGATGATCCGCGGATCTTCGCCGGGAATCATCGGCCCTTCGCTCTCGCCGGCATCGGCGTACTCGGCCGGCAGTTCGATGCCGGAGATGACGGTATCTTCCCGCCACTCGATCAGCAGATCGGGGGCGGCATCGACCGCATCGCCGGTGTAGATGTCGTCGCGATGATGGACGGCGGCAACGATCTTCTCTCCCGACTTCGCATCACGTATTTCGAGCAATGCTGCCTTGAGGTCACGGACGAACTCATCGTACACCGGTCCGGGTTCGACAACACCCAGCGGCTCGCGACCCAGCATGTTGATCCGGATCGCCGCGAACAGCGAATCCGAGAACGCTGCCGTCTGCTCCCAGTCGATCCCCGAGTAGATCAACCGGCTCTGAACGCGGTTCCGCAGGGCCGGCAGCATGTCGGCAAGCTTCTCTTTCACGCGGCGAGGCAGCCGTCCGACAATCTGCCGATAGGTGCTGCCGAGTGCACGCGTCAGCAGTCCCTTCGACGATCCCCCCGACGAGGCGAACTCGAGCCAGCCGCGCGAGGCGAGCCAGCGATTGAGCTGCGTGTTGGCCGGATGCTTGCGGCCGAAGCCGTGGTCCGACATGACCATCAATGTGGTTTCATCGTCCAGCTCGGCCCGGATGGCTCCGAGGCTCTTGTCGAGCTGACGGTACGCATCCCGGATGACACTGCCGTACTTCTTCGCTTCTTCGGGATCGTGCAGCGGATGCTCCGGGTCCATGTACTTCCAGAAGCAGTGCTGGACGGCATCGAGGCTGCGGAAGACGACGGTGAAGACGTCCCAGTCGCCACGCTGCATCAGGTACCGCGTCACCTCTTCCTTCTGCACCAGTTCCTCATGCAGCCGGGTGACCGCCTGATCGGGGCGGCCGGCCACGAGGCATCCGGTGACGCCGGGCTCGAGAATGTACGGGCCGAACTTCTGCTCAATCTCGGCGATCAGTTCCGGAGGATGCGAGAAGCCGCGGCTGTGCGGACCGGGCGCATCCAGACCGGACAGCATCACGCCGTTAACCTCTTCGGCCGGGTACGTCATCGGAACGTTGACGGCCCCGACCTTGCGTTCCTGCCGGGTCAGCAGCGACC
This region includes:
- a CDS encoding alkaline phosphatase family protein, which codes for MSKVFVFGLDGATFDLILPWIEEGDLPNFAKLIADGTWCPLESVASMRSPAAWTTFMTGKNPGKHGLYEFYEPIPGTYDVRFVNGGMRRTESLWSLLTRQERKVGAVNVPMTYPAEEVNGVMLSGLDAPGPHSRGFSHPPELIAEIEQKFGPYILEPGVTGCLVAGRPDQAVTRLHEELVQKEEVTRYLMQRGDWDVFTVVFRSLDAVQHCFWKYMDPEHPLHDPEEAKKYGSVIRDAYRQLDKSLGAIRAELDDETTLMVMSDHGFGRKHPANTQLNRWLASRGWLEFASSGGSSKGLLTRALGSTYRQIVGRLPRRVKEKLADMLPALRNRVQSRLIYSGIDWEQTAAFSDSLFAAIRINMLGREPLGVVEPGPVYDEFVRDLKAALLEIRDAKSGEKIVAAVHHRDDIYTGDAVDAAPDLLIEWREDTVISGIELPAEYADAGESEGPMIPGEDPRIISGDHLRYGVFLMAGPQVKAGHRLEQAHLSDLTPTILALQGLPVPQDMDGTVLTDAFTTPPDVRQGDETATPQAPTGDATADYSDEERAAVHERLRDLGYVE